The DNA sequence aagtcatgtcacctgaaacacactcaggtttttcaggtctgaagaaatatgaggacatgacgactgaaatcatggagagtctatgtttctgacttataacttctcctgtgtttgtcaaagaaagctgaaaactcaaacctagtatatcatgataagaagtagtaacctgttgtaagaatgaagtggatctctcactccattcatggtctccagagggttcagtcaggtcacttggtgtctgcaacataacatcacggtgtcaaaatattcagcattcttcattctgaccagttaagaaatgaataaatattaattatcattgaacattgctcacgggagagtttgggatgaatataccacactatagaaagttaacactgttcagttctgtggaacagcaatatggggacattcgaacacaggctctccagagttaggttaagacaaaagtcatgtcacctgaaacacactcaggtttttcaggtctcaagaaatatgaggacatgacgactgaaatcatggagagtctatgtttctgacttataacttctcctgtgtttgtcaaagaaagctgaaaactcaaacctagtatatcatgataagaagtagtaacctgttgtaagaatgaagtggatctctcactccattcatggtctccagagggttcagtcaggtcacttggtgtctgcaacataacattacggtgtcaaaatattcagcattcttcattctgaccagttaagaaatgaataaatattaattatcattgaacattgctcacgggagagtttgggatgaatataccacactatagaaagttaacactgttcagttctgtggaacagcaatatggggacattcgaacacaggctctccagagttaggttaagacaaaagtcatgtcacctgaaacacactcaagtttttcaggtctgaagaaatatgaggacatgacgactgaaattatggagagtctatgtttctgacttataacttctcctgtgtttgtcaaagaaagctgaaaactcaaacctagtatatcatgataagaagtagtaacctgttgtaagaatgaagtggatctctcactccattcatggtctccagagggttcagtcaggtcacttggtgtctgtaacataacattacggtgtcaaaatactcagcatttttcattttgaccagttaagaaatgaataaacattaattatcattgaacattgctcatgggagagtttgggatgaatataccacactatagaaagttaacactgttcagttctgtggaacagcaatatggggacattcgaacacaggctctccagagttaggttaagacaaaagtcatgtcacctgaaacactctcaggtttttcaggtctgaagaaatatgaggacatgacgactgaaatcatggagagtccatgtttctgatttataagttctcctgtgtttgtcaaagaaagctgaaaactcaaacctattatataatgataagacgtagtaacctgttgtaaggaagaagtggatcttccactcctttcttgatcttcaaaaggtttcatcaggatcggaacacttggtgtctgcaacatagcaacagtgcagtgtcagaaatattcaaatttattcatcctgattagttaataaatgaataaacattgttattcattgaacatcgctcacaggagggtttgggattaatataagacactatagaaagttaacactgttcagctctgtgtaacagcaatatggggacattcgaacacaggctctccagagttaagtccagacaaaaatcatatcacctgaaacacactccggtttttcaggtctcaagaaatatgaggacatgacgactgaaatcatggagagtctatgtttctgacttataacttctcctgtgtttgtcaaagaaagctgaaaactcaaacctagtatatcatgataagaagtagtaacctgttgaaaggatgaagtggatctctcactccattcatggtctccagagggttcagtcaggtcacttggtgtctggaacataacattacggtgtcaaaatattcagcattcttcattctgaccagttaagaaatgaataaacattaattatcattgaacattgctcacgggagagtttgggatgaatataccacactatagaaagttaacactgttcagttctgtggaacagcaatatggggacattcgaacacaggctctccagagttaggttaagacaaaagtcatgtcacctgaaacacactcaggtttttcaggtctcaagaaatatgaggacatgacgactgaaatcatggagagtctatgtttctgacttataacttctcctgtgtttgtcaaagaaagctgaaaactcaaacctagtatatcatgataagaagtagtaacctgttgtaagaatgaagtggatctctcactccattcatggtctccagagggttcagtcaggtcacttggtgtctgcaacataacattacggtgtcaaaatattcagcattcttcattctgaccagttaagaaatgaataaatattaattatcattgaacattgctcacgggagagtttgggatgaatataccacactatagaaagttaacactgttcagttctgtggaacagcaatatggggacattcgaacacaggctctccagagttaggttaagacaaaagtcatgtcacctgaaacacactcaagtttttcaggtctgaagaaatatgaggacatgacgactgaaattatggagagtctatgtttctgacttataacttctcctgtgtttgtcaaagaaagctgaaaactcaaacctagtatatcatgataagaagtagtaacctgttgtaagaatgaagtggatctctcactccattcatggtctccagagggttcagtcaggtcacttggtgtctgtaaCATAACATTActgtgtcaaaatactcagcatttttcattttgaccagttaagaaatgaataaacattaattatcattgaacattgctcatgggagagtttgggatgaatataccacactatagaaagttaacactgttcagttctgtggaacagcaatatggggacattcgaacacaggctctccagagttaggttaagacaaaagtcatgtcacctgaaacactctcaggtttttcaggtctgaagaaatatgaggacatgacgactgaaatcatggttagtccatgtttctgatttataagttctcctgtgtttgtcaaagaaagctgaaaactcaaacctattatataatgataagacgtagtaacctgttgtaaggatgaagtggatctctcactccattcatggtctccagagggttcagtcaggtcacttggtgtctggaacataacattacggtgtcaaaatattcagcattcttcattctgaccagttaagaaatgaataaacattaattatcattgaacattgctcatgggagagtttgggatgaatataccacactatagaaagttaacactgttcagttctgtggaacagcaatatggggacattcgaacacaggctctccagagttaggttaagacaaaagtcatgtcacctgaaacactctcaggtttttcaggtctgaagaaatatgaggacatgacgactgaaatcatggagagtccatgtttctgatttataagttctcctgtgtttgtcaaagaaagctgaaaactcaaacctattatataatgataagacgtagtaacctgttgtaaggaagaagtggatcttccactcctttcttgatcttcaaaaggtttcatcaggatcggaacacttggtgtctgcaacatagcaacagtgcagtgtcagaaatattcaaatttattcatcctgattagttaataaatgaataaacattgttattcattgaacatcgctcacaggagggtttgggattaatataagacactatagaaagttaacactgttcagctctgtgtaacagcaatatggggacattcgaacacaggctctccagagttaggttaagacaaaagtcatgtcacctgaaacacactcaagtttttcaggtctgaagaaatatgaggacatgacgactgaaatcatggagagtccatgtttctgatttataacttcttctgtgtttgtcaaagaaagctgaaaactcaaacctagtatatcatgataagaagtagtaacctgttgtaaggatgaagtgtatctatcattccattcatggtctccagagggttcagtcaggtcacttggtgtctgcaacataacattacggtgtcaaaatattcagcattcttcattctgaccagttaagaaatgaataaatattaattatcattgaacattgctcacgggagagtttgggatgaatataccacactatagaaagttaacactgttcagttctgtggaacagcaatatggggacattcgaacacaggctctccagagttagtttaagacaaaagtcatgtcacctgaaacacactcaggtttttcaggtctgaagaaatatgaggacatgacgactgaaatcatggagagtctatgtttctgacttataacttctcctgtgtttgtcaaagaaagctgaaaactcaaacctagtatatcatgataagaagtagtaacctgttgtaaggatgaagtgtatctatcactccattcttgttctccagagggttcagtcaggtcacttggtgtctgcaacataacattacggtgtcaaaatactcagcatttttcattttgaccagttaagaaatgaataaatattaattatcattgaacattgctcacgggagagtttgggatgaatatatcacactatagaaagttaacactgttcagttctgtggtacagcaatatggggacattcgaacacaggctctccagatgttaggttaaggcaaaagtcatgtcacctgaaacacactcgggtttttcaggtctaaagaaatatgaggacatgacgactgaaatcctggagagtccatgtttctgatttataacttctcctgtgtttgtcaaagaacattgaaaattcaaacctagtatatcatgataagaagtagtaacctgttgtaaggatgaagtggatctctcactccattcttggtttccagagggttcagtcaggtacctgtcccttgatgtctgcaacataacaacattacggtgtcaaatgtttcagcattcttcattctgaccagttaagaaatgaatacatattaattatcattgaacattgctcacgggagagtttgggatgaatataccacactatagaaagttaacactgttcagttctgtggaacagcaatatggggacattcgaacacaggctctccagagttaggttaagacaaaagtcatgtcacctgaaacacactcaggtttttcaggtctcaagaaatatgaggacatgacgactgaaatcatggagagtctatgtttctgatttagaacttctcctgtgtttgtcaaagaaagctgaaaactcaaacctagtatatcatgataagaagtagtaacctgttgaaaggatgaagtggatctctcactccattcatggtctccagagggttcagtcaggtcccttggtgtctgcaacataacattacggtgtcaaaatattcagcattcttcattctgaccagttaagaaatgaataaatattaattatcattgaacattgctcacaggagagtttgggaataatgtaccacactatagaaagttaacactgttcttctctgtggaacagcaatatggggacatttagacacagcctctccagagttaggttaagacaaaagtcatgacacctgaaacacactcaggtttttcaggtctaaagaaatatgaggacatgacgactgaaatcatggagagtccatgtttctgatttataacttctcctgtgtttgtcaaagaaagctgaaaactcaaacctagtatatcatgacaagaagtagtaacctgttgtaaggatgaagtatatctatcattccattcatggtctccagagggttcagtcaggtcactcggtgtctgcaacataacattacggtgtcaaaatattcagcattctccattttgaccagttaagaaatgaataaatattaattatcattgaacattgctcacgggagagttcgggatgaatataccacactatagaaagttaacactgttcagttctgtggaacagcaatatggggacattcgaacacaggctctccagagttaggttaagacaaaagtcatgtcacctgaaacacactcaggtttttcaggtctcaagaaatatgaggacatgacgactgaaatcatggagagtctatgtttctgacttataacttctcctgtgtttgtcaaagaaagctgaaaactcaaacctagtatatcatgataagaagtagtaacctgttgaaaggatgaagtggatctctcactccattcatggtctccagagggttcagtcaggtcacttggtgtctggaacataacattacggtgtcaaaatattcagcattcttcattctgaccagttaagaaatgaataaacattaattatcattgaacattgctcacgggagagtttgggatgaatataccacactatagaaagttaacactgttcagttctgtggaacagcaatatggggacattcgaacacaggctctccagagttaggttaagacaaaagtcatgtcacctgaaacacactcaggtttttcaggtctcaagaaatatgaggacatgacgactgaaatcatggagagtctatgtttctgacttataacttctcctgtgtttgtcaaagaaagctgaaaactcaaacctagtatatcatgataagaagtagtaacctgttgtaagaatgaagtggatatctcactccattcatggtctccagagggttcagtcaggtcacttggtgtctgcaacataacattacggtgtcaaaatattcagcattcttcattctgaccagttaagaaatgaataaatattaattatcattgaacattgctcacgggagagtttgggatgaatataccacactatagaaagttaacactgttcagttctgtggtacagcaatatggggacattcgaacgcaggctcaccagatgttaggttaaggcaaaagtcatgtcacctgaaacacactcgggtttttcaggtctaaagaaatatgaggaaatgacgactgaaatcatggagagtccatgtttctgatttataacttctcctgtgtttgtcaaagaaagctgaaaactcaaacctagtatatcatgataagaagtagtaacctgttgtaaggatgaagtggatctctcactcccttcttggtctccagaaggttcagtcaagatcccgtcacttggtgtctgcaacataacaccattacggtgccattacgggacattcgaacacaggctctccagtgttaggtccagacaaaagtcatttcacctgatcacactcaggtttttcagcaacattacagtatcagaaatattctaaaaagtattctacagtaactgggaagtatgagggcatgactgaaatcatgaaaatcaacattatagcaaccatagagtgtcagaaatatgtcgtagttaca is a window from the Hippocampus zosterae strain Florida chromosome 3, ASM2543408v3, whole genome shotgun sequence genome containing:
- the LOC127597710 gene encoding cell surface glycoprotein 1-like isoform X44, with protein sequence MIIKTPSDGILTEPSGDQEGSERSTSSLQQTPSDLTEPSGDHEWSEISTSFLQQTPSDLTEPSGEQEWSDRYTSSLQQTPSDLTEPSGDHEWNDRYTSSLQQTPSVPILMKPFEDQERSGRSTSSLQQTPSDLTEPSGDHEWSERSTSSLQQTPSDLTEPSGDHEWSERSTSFLQQTPSDLTEPSGDHEWSERSTSFLQQTPSDLTEPSGDHEWSERSTSFLQQTPSDLTEPSGDHEWSERSTSFLQQTPSDLTEPSGDHEWNDRYTSSLQQTPSDLTEPSGDHEWNER
- the LOC127597710 gene encoding cell surface glycoprotein 1-like isoform X32; the protein is MIIKTPSDGILTEPSGDQEGSERSTSSLQQTPSDLTEPSGDHEWSEISTSFLQQTPSDLTEPSGEQEWSDRYTSSLQQTPSDLTEPSGDHEWNDRYTSSLQQTPSVPILMKPFEDQERSGRSTSSLQQTPSDLTEPSGDHEWSERSTSSLQQTPSDLTEPSGDHEWSERSTSFLQQTPSDLTEPSGDHEWSERSTSFLQQTPSDLTEPSGDHEWSERSTSSFQQTPSDLTEPSGDHEWSERSTSFLQQTPSDLTEPSGDHEWSERSTSFLQQTPSDLTEPSGDHEWNDRYTSSLQQTPSDLTEPSGDHEWNER
- the LOC127597710 gene encoding cell surface glycoprotein 1-like isoform X9 — encoded protein: MIIKTPSDGILTEPSGDQEGSERSTSSLQQTPSDLTEPSGDHEWSEISTSFLQQTPSDLTEPSGEQEWSDRYTSSLQQTPSDLTEPSGDHEWNDRYTSSLQQTPSVPILMKPFEDQERSGRSTSSLQQTPSDLTEPSGDHEWSERSTSSLQQTPSDLTEPSGDHEWSERSTSFLQQTPSDLTEPSGDHEWSERSTSFLQQTPSDLTEPSGDHEWSERSTSSFQQTPSVPILMKPFEDQERSGRSTSSLQQTPSDLTEPSGDHEWSERSTSFLQQTPSDLTEPSGDHEWSERSTSFLQQTPSDLTEPSGDHEWNDRYTSSLQQTPSDLTEPSGDHEWNER
- the LOC127597710 gene encoding cell surface glycoprotein 1-like isoform X11, which encodes MIIKTPSDGILTEPSGDQEGSERSTSSLQQTPSDLTEPSGDHEWSEISTSFLQQTPSDLTEPSGEQEWSDRYTSSLQQTPSDLTEPSGDHEWNDRYTSSLQQTPSVPILMKPFEDQERSGRSTSSLQQTPSDLTEPSGDHEWSERSTSSLQQTPSDLTEPSGDHEWSERSTSFLQQTPSDLTEPSGDHEWSERSTSSFQQTPSVPILMKPFEDQERSGRSTSSLQQTPSDLTEPSGDHEWSERSTSFLQQTPSDLTEPSGDHEWSERSTSFLQQTPSDLTEPSGDHEWSERSTSFLQQTPSDLTEPSGDHEWNDRYTSSLQQTPSDLTEPSGDHEWNER
- the LOC127597710 gene encoding cell surface glycoprotein 1-like isoform X17, which translates into the protein MIIKTPSDGILTEPSGDQEGSERSTSSLQQTPSDLTEPSGDHEWNDRYTSSLQQTPSVPILMKPFEDQERSGRSTSSLQQTPSDLTEPSGDHEWSERSTSSLQQTPSDLTEPSGDHEWSERSTSFLQQTPSDLTEPSGDHEWSERSTSFLQQTPSDLTEPSGDHEWSERSTSSFQQTPSVPILMKPFEDQERSGRSTSSLQQTPSDLTEPSGDHEWSERSTSFLQQTPSDLTEPSGDHEWSERSTSFLQQTPSDLTEPSGDHEWSERSTSFLQQTPSDLTEPSGDHEWNDRYTSSLQQTPSDLTEPSGDHEWNER
- the LOC127597710 gene encoding cell surface glycoprotein 1-like isoform X39, which translates into the protein MIIKTPSDGILTEPSGDQEGSERSTSSLQQTPSDLTEPSGDHEWSEISTSFLQQTPSDLTEPSGEQEWSDRYTSSLQQTPSDLTEPSGDHEWNDRYTSSLQQTPSVPILMKPFEDQERSGRSTSSLQQTPSDLTEPSGDHEWSERSTSSLQQTPSDLTEPSGDHEWSERSTSFLQQTPSVPILMKPFEDQERSGRSTSSLQQTPSDLTEPSGDHEWSERSTSFLQQTPSDLTEPSGDHEWSERSTSFLQQTPSDLTEPSGDHEWNDRYTSSLQQTPSDLTEPSGDHEWNER
- the LOC127597710 gene encoding cell surface glycoprotein 1-like isoform X41; the encoded protein is MIIKTPSDGILTEPSGDQEGSERSTSSLQQTPSVPILMKPFEDQERSGRSTSSLQQTPSDLTEPSGDHEWSERSTSSLQQTPSDLTEPSGDHEWSERSTSFLQQTPSDLTEPSGDHEWSERSTSFLQQTPSDLTEPSGDHEWSERSTSSFQQTPSVPILMKPFEDQERSGRSTSSLQQTPSDLTEPSGDHEWSERSTSFLQQTPSDLTEPSGDHEWSERSTSFLQQTPSDLTEPSGDHEWSERSTSFLQQTPSDLTEPSGDHEWNDRYTSSLQQTPSDLTEPSGDHEWNER
- the LOC127597710 gene encoding cell surface glycoprotein 1-like isoform X2, yielding MIIKTPSDGILTEPSGDQEGSERSTSSLQQTPSDLTEPSGDHEWSEISTSFLQQTPSDLTEPSGDHEWNDRYTSSLQQTPSVPILMKPFEDQERSGRSTSSLQQTPSDLTEPSGDHEWSERSTSSLQQTPSDLTEPSGDHEWSERSTSFLQQTPSDLTEPSGDHEWSERSTSFLQQTPSDLTEPSGDHEWSERSTSSFQQTPSVPILMKPFEDQERSGRSTSSLQQTPSDLTEPSGDHEWSERSTSFLQQTPSDLTEPSGDHEWSERSTSFLQQTPSDLTEPSGDHEWSERSTSFLQQTPSDLTEPSGDHEWNDRYTSSLQQTPSDLTEPSGDHEWNER
- the LOC127597710 gene encoding cell surface glycoprotein 1-like isoform X22, whose product is MIIKTPSDGILTEPSGDQEGSERSTSSLQQTPSDLTEPSGDHEWSEISTSFLQQTPSDLTEPSGEQEWSDRYTSSLQQTPSDLTEPSGDHEWNDRYTSSLQQTPSVPILMKPFEDQERSGRSTSSLQQTPSDLTEPSGDHEWSERSTSSLQQTPSDLTEPSGDHEWSERSTSFLQQTPSDLTEPSGDHEWSERSTSFLQQTPSDLTEPSGDHEWSERSTSSFQQTPSVPILMKPFEDQERSGRSTSSLQQTPSDLTEPSGDHEWSERSTSFLQQTPSDLTEPSGDHEWNDRYTSSLQQTPSDLTEPSGDHEWNER
- the LOC127597710 gene encoding cell surface glycoprotein 1-like isoform X47, with translation MIIKTPSDGILTEPSGDQEGSERSTSSLQQTPSDLTEPSGDHEWSEISTSFLQQTPSDLTEPSGEQEWSDRYTSSLQQTPSDLTEPSGDHEWNDRYTSSLQQTPSDLTEPSGDHEWSERSTSSLQQTPSDLTEPSGDHEWSERSTSSFQQTPSVPILMKPFEDQERSGRSTSSLQQTPSDLTEPSGDHEWSERSTSFLQQTPSDLTEPSGDHEWSERSTSFLQQTPSDLTEPSGDHEWSERSTSFLQQTPSDLTEPSGDHEWNDRYTSSLQQTPSDLTEPSGDHEWNER
- the LOC127597710 gene encoding cell surface glycoprotein 1-like isoform X18, which translates into the protein MIIKTPSDGILTEPSGDQEGSERSTSSLQQTPSDLTEPSGDHEWSEISTSFLQQTPSDLTEPSGEQEWSDRYTSSLQQTPSDLTEPSGDHEWNDRYTSSLQQTPSVPILMKPFEDQERSGRSTSSLQQTPSDLTEPSGDHEWSERSTSSLQQTPSDLTEPSGDHEWSERSTSFLQQTPSVPILMKPFEDQERSGRSTSSLQQTPSDLTEPSGDHEWSERSTSFLQQTPSDLTEPSGDHEWSERSTSFLQQTPSDLTEPSGDHEWSERSTSFLQQTPSDLTEPSGDHEWNDRYTSSLQQTPSDLTEPSGDHEWNER
- the LOC127597710 gene encoding cell surface glycoprotein 1-like isoform X10 yields the protein MIIKTPSDGILTEPSGDQEGSERSTSSLQQTPSDLTEPSGDHEWSEISTSFLQQTPSDLTEPSGEQEWSDRYTSSLQQTPSDLTEPSGDHEWNDRYTSSLQQTPSVPILMKPFEDQERSGRSTSSLQQTPSDLTEPSGDHEWSERSTSSLQQTPSDLTEPSGDHEWSERSTSFLQQTPSDLTEPSGDHEWSERSTSFLQQTPSVPILMKPFEDQERSGRSTSSLQQTPSDLTEPSGDHEWSERSTSFLQQTPSDLTEPSGDHEWSERSTSFLQQTPSDLTEPSGDHEWSERSTSFLQQTPSDLTEPSGDHEWNDRYTSSLQQTPSDLTEPSGDHEWNER
- the LOC127597710 gene encoding cell surface glycoprotein 1-like isoform X35; this encodes MIIKTPSDGILTEPSGDQEGSERSTSSLQQTPSDLTEPSGDHEWSEISTSFLQQTPSDLTEPSGEQEWSDRYTSSLQQTPSDLTEPSGDHEWNDRYTSSLQQTPSDLTEPSGDHEWSERSTSSLQQTPSDLTEPSGDHEWSERSTSFLQQTPSDLTEPSGDHEWSERSTSSFQQTPSVPILMKPFEDQERSGRSTSSLQQTPSDLTEPSGDHEWSERSTSFLQQTPSDLTEPSGDHEWSERSTSFLQQTPSDLTEPSGDHEWSERSTSFLQQTPSDLTEPSGDHEWNDRYTSSLQQTPSDLTEPSGDHEWNER
- the LOC127597710 gene encoding cell surface glycoprotein 1-like isoform X33, which encodes MIIKTPSDGILTEPSGDQEGSERSTSSLQQTPSDLTEPSGDHEWSEISTSFLQQTPSDLTEPSGEQEWSDRYTSSLQQTPSDLTEPSGDHEWNDRYTSSLQQTPSDLTEPSGDHEWSERSTSFLQQTPSDLTEPSGDHEWSERSTSFLQQTPSDLTEPSGDHEWSERSTSSFQQTPSVPILMKPFEDQERSGRSTSSLQQTPSDLTEPSGDHEWSERSTSFLQQTPSDLTEPSGDHEWSERSTSFLQQTPSDLTEPSGDHEWSERSTSFLQQTPSDLTEPSGDHEWNDRYTSSLQQTPSDLTEPSGDHEWNER
- the LOC127597710 gene encoding cell surface glycoprotein 1-like isoform X30 produces the protein MIIKTPSDGILTEPSGDQEGSERSTSSLQQTPSDLTEPSGDHEWSEISTSFLQQTPSDLTEPSGDHEWSERSTSSFQQTPSDLTEPSGDHEWSERSTSSLQQTPSDLTEPSGDHEWSERSTSFLQQTPSDLTEPSGDHEWSERSTSFLQQTPSDLTEPSGDHEWSERSTSSFQQTPSVPILMKPFEDQERSGRSTSSLQQTPSDLTEPSGDHEWSERSTSFLQQTPSDLTEPSGDHEWSERSTSFLQQTPSDLTEPSGDHEWSERSTSFLQQTPSDLTEPSGDHEWNDRYTSSLQQTPSDLTEPSGDHEWNER
- the LOC127597710 gene encoding cell surface glycoprotein 1-like isoform X29, whose translation is MIIKTPSDGILTEPSGDQEGSERSTSSLQQTPSDLTEPSGDHEWSEISTSFLQQTPSDLTEPSGDHEWNDRYTSSLQQTPSDLTEPSGDHEWSERSTSSLQQTPSDLTEPSGDHEWSERSTSFLQQTPSDLTEPSGDHEWSERSTSFLQQTPSDLTEPSGDHEWSERSTSSFQQTPSVPILMKPFEDQERSGRSTSSLQQTPSDLTEPSGDHEWSERSTSFLQQTPSDLTEPSGDHEWSERSTSFLQQTPSDLTEPSGDHEWSERSTSFLQQTPSDLTEPSGDHEWNDRYTSSLQQTPSDLTEPSGDHEWNER
- the LOC127597710 gene encoding cell surface glycoprotein 1-like isoform X31; translation: MIIKTPSDLTEPSGDHEWSEISTSFLQQTPSDLTEPSGDHEWSERSTSSFQQTPSVPILMKPFEDQERSGRSTSSLQQTPSDLTEPSGDHEWSERSTSSLQQTPSDLTEPSGDHEWSERSTSFLQQTPSDLTEPSGDHEWSERSTSFLQQTPSDLTEPSGDHEWSERSTSSFQQTPSVPILMKPFEDQERSGRSTSSLQQTPSDLTEPSGDHEWSERSTSFLQQTPSDLTEPSGDHEWSERSTSFLQQTPSDLTEPSGDHEWSERSTSFLQQTPSDLTEPSGDHEWNDRYTSSLQQTPSDLTEPSGDHEWNER
- the LOC127597710 gene encoding cell surface glycoprotein 1-like isoform X46, which encodes MIIKTPSDGILTEPSGDQEGSERSTSSLQQTPSDLTEPSGDHEWSEISTSFLQQTPSDLTEPSGDHEWSERSTSSFQQTPSDLTEPSGDHEWSERSTSSLQQTPSDLTEPSGDHEWSERSTSFLQQTPSDLTEPSGDHEWSERSTSSFQQTPSVPILMKPFEDQERSGRSTSSLQQTPSDLTEPSGDHEWSERSTSFLQQTPSDLTEPSGDHEWSERSTSFLQQTPSDLTEPSGDHEWSERSTSFLQQTPSDLTEPSGDHEWNDRYTSSLQQTPSDLTEPSGDHEWNER
- the LOC127597710 gene encoding cell surface glycoprotein 1-like isoform X1, giving the protein MIIKTPSDGILTEPSGDQEGSERSTSSLQQTPSDLTEPSGDHEWSEISTSFLQQTPSDLTEPSGEQEWSDRYTSSLQQTPSDLTEPSGDHEWNDRYTSSLQQTPSVPILMKPFEDQERSGRSTSSLQQTPSDLTEPSGDHEWSERSTSSLQQTPSDLTEPSGDHEWSERSTSFLQQTPSDLTEPSGDHEWSERSTSFLQQTPSDLTEPSGDHEWSERSTSSFQQTPSVPILMKPFEDQERSGRSTSSLQQTPSDLTEPSGDHEWSERSTSFLQQTPSDLTEPSGDHEWSERSTSFLQQTPSDLTEPSGDHEWSERSTSFLQQTPSDLTEPSGDHEWNDRYTSSLQQTPSDLTEPSGDHEWNER